One Schistocerca nitens isolate TAMUIC-IGC-003100 chromosome 1, iqSchNite1.1, whole genome shotgun sequence DNA segment encodes these proteins:
- the LOC126233058 gene encoding gustatory receptor 23a-like, with translation MGIVCGQLLRSTRPPAGSEAELEELATRAGQPGAAGAAGTDVRRLQRARMALHRFARLCSLHFGPTLLLALLDDFVVMTCTAYWLTVLASQTDKSVDILVNVFAFTSALCRQLVVCWVCSSAAERADRAGLLLSRLQPLLRPGPALDVLQLPVDRLRVSAMGFCDINLQTFTTSVSAAVTYLVILVQFHK, from the coding sequence ATGGGCATCGTCTGTGGGCAGCTGCTGAGGAGTACCCGGCCGCCGGCGGGCAGCGAGGCTGAGCTGGAGGAGCTGGCGACGCGAGCAGGAcagccgggggcggcgggggcggcggggacgGATGTGCGGCGGCTGCAACGCGCCAGGATGGCCCTCCACCGCTTCGCCCGCCTCTGCAGCCTCCACTTCGGACCCACACTGCTGCTGGCCCTCTTGGATGATTTCGTAGTCATGACCTGCACTGCCTATTGGCTTACGGTCCTAGCTTCACAAACAGACAAGAGTGTGGATATACTTGTCAACGTGTTTGCATTTACTAGCGCCCTGTGTCGCCAGCTGGTGGTGTGCTGGGTGTGTTCCTCTGCTGCTGAGCGCGCCGACAGAGCTGGTCTGTTGCTGTCGAGGCTGCAGCCCCTGCTGCGTCCCGGGCCAGCACTCGATGTTCTGCAACTTCCTGTGGACAGACTACGAGTTTCCGCCATGGGGTTTTGTGACATCAACCTCCAGACCTTCACAACTAGTGTTAGTGCTGCAGTCACTTATCTCGTGATACTTGTTCAATTTCACAAGTAA